Proteins from one Sarcophilus harrisii chromosome 2, mSarHar1.11, whole genome shotgun sequence genomic window:
- the PDP2 gene encoding pyruvate dehydrogenase [acetyl-transferring]-phosphatase 2, mitochondrial, with translation MSNTCWILNSARNSIATLQGKGHLYSRYIHNRNTWKVFSSGLFKSPAVHYGPHNNGFFLQKAFRHTSTEEDFNLQLTPAQISEILRAGESSHKILSYASKFPNPVLKFESNQLAANAPVEDRRSMASCLQTKGMMFGVFDGHGGHACAHAVSERLFYYVAVSLMSHETLEMMENAMECMKPLLPILHWYKHPGDNIYREVTSMHFDHLRVYWQELLDLRMEMGLSIKEALAYSFQRLDSDISLEIQAPLENEMLRNLSLQVAFSGATACMAHVDGIHLHVANTGDCRAILGVQEENGAWSCLPLTRDHNAWNKSELLRLKKEHPESEERTVIMDDRLLGVLMPSRAFGDVQLKWSKELQQSILQKGFDTEALNIYRFTPPNYHTPPYLTAEPEITYHKLRRQDKFLVLASDGLWDLLRNEDVIRLVVEHLQEASRPELTGKPANLGLMQSLLLQRKAKGLHAPDQNAATHLIRHAIGCNEYGEMDQERLAAMLTLPEDLARMYRDDITVTVVYFNSDSVEMFHKGSE, from the coding sequence ATGTCTAATACCTGTTGGATTTTAAATTCAGCCAGAAACAGCATTGCTACCTTACAAGGAAAAGGACATTTGTATTCGAGATATATCCACAACAGGAATACATGGAAAGTTTTTTCCTCAGGACTATTTAAATCACCAGCAGTACATTATGGACCACACAATAATGGCTTTTTTCTGCAAAAAGCTTTCAGGCACACATCCACTGAAGAAGACTTTAATTTGCAGCTCACACCTGCTCAGATAAGTGAAATCTTGAGAGCTGGTGAATCATCACATAAAATTCTCTCATATGCGAGCAAATTTCCTAATCCGGTCTTGAAGTTTGAAAGTAACCAGTTGGCTGCCAACGCTCCAGTGGAGGATCGTCGGAGTATGGCATCTTGCCTTCAAACTAAAGGAATGATGTTTGGTGTCTTTGATGGGCATGGGGGCCATGCATGTGCTCACGCAGTAAGCGAAAGGCTCTTCTATTACGTGGCAGTGTCCTTGATGTCTCATGAAACCCTGGAGATGATGGAGAATGCCATGGAGTGTATGAAACCGCTCCTGCCCATCCTGCACTGGTACAAGCACCCAGGTGACAATATTTACAGGGAAGTTACTTCCATGCACTTTGACCATCTCCGGGTCTACTGGCAAGAACTGCTTGACCTCCGTATGGAAATGGGGCTCAGCATCAAGGAAGCTTTAGCTTATTCCTTTCAGAGACTGGATTCTGACATCTCTCTGGAAATCCAAGCTCCCTTGGAGAATGAAATGTTAAGAAACCTCTCCTTACAGGTTGCGTTTTCTGGTGCAACAGCATGTATGGCTCATGTTGATGGGATTCACTTGCATGTGGCGAATACTGGGGACTGTCGTGCTATACTTGGGGTACAGGAGGAAAATGGAGCATGGTCTTGTCTGCCCCTTACTCGAGACCATAATGCCTGGAACAAATCTGAGCTCTTAAGGCTAAAGAAGGAACACCCAGAATCTGAGGAGAGGACTGTGATCATGGATGACAGGCTTTTGGGTGTTCTCATGCCTTCTCGAGCATTCGGCGATGTCCAGTTAAAATGGAGTAAAGAATTGCAGCAGAGTATCCTTCAGAAGGGTTTTGATACTGAGGCTTTAAATATTTATCGGTTTACGCCTCCTAACTATCACACACCACCTTATTTGACTGCAGAACCAGAAATCACTTACCACAAATTGAGACGCCAGGATAAATTCCTTGTTTTAGCTTCTGATGGACTGTGGGACTTGCTGCGGAATGAGGATGTGATTAGGCTTGTGGTGGAGCACCTTCAAGAGGCCAGTAGGCCTGAACTGACTGGGAAACCAGCTAATCTGGGCCTAATGCAAAGCCTGTTACTTCAAAGAAAAGCTAAAGGCCTCCATGCCCCTGATCAAAATGCAGCCACTCACCTTATAAGGCATGCCATTGGATGCAATGAATATGGGGAGATGGACCAGGAGAGGCTTGCTGCCATGTTGACATTGCCCGAAGATTTAGCACGAATGTATAGAGATGATATCACAGTTACTGTGGtttattttaattctgattcAGTTGAGATGTTTCATAAGGGAAGTGAATGA